The following DNA comes from Cryptosporangium minutisporangium.
GAGGGACCCGCCTTCTCCGCCAGGCCGGCCGCGGGCCAGAGCCCGTCTGTCATCCTGTCGGTCCCCTCGCCTCGATACGTCTCGACGCAGTCTACGTTCCTGCACTGAAGAGGGGTTGAAACGGTCAATCAGCGACCGGCGGGCGCAGATCAGCGAGTGTCTTCGACCTCGAGGAACACAGCACGGCGGCCGGGGCGAGAGGGAAGCGCCGAGCGCGTCTTCGGGAACCCAACCTCTCCGGACGCGCGCGGAGGTTGATATTCGGGAAATCGGCCCGATGGGCGGGCACCGCTAGCGACCCCCCTCCGCGCGGAGGCATGTCACGGTCTCGCGGGGTACCTCGTCAGGTCGGCATGAACGACATCGTGACCACCGGATCCACCGGCGTCATCGGGCGGCGCGCCGTTCGCGACCTGCTGGCCGCCGGCCACCACGTCACCGGCGTGACGCGATCCGCGCGCGGCCGTGAGCGGCTGCAGAGCCTCGGGGCCAGGGCCATCGAGGCCGACGTGTTCGACGAGGCGCCGCTGCGCCGCGCGTTCGACGGAGCGGACGCCGTCGTCAACCTGCTGACGCACATCCCGAGCGCCGATCGGATGGCCGACCCGTCCGCCTGGGAGGAGAACGACCGCGTGCGCACCGAGGCGTCGACGGCGATCGCGCGCGCTGCCAGTGCCGCCCGCGTACCCCGGCTCCTGCAGGAGTCGATCGCGTTCGTGTACGCCGACGGCGGCGACGCGTGGCTCGACGAGTCCGCGCCGGTCGTCGGCGACGGCGTGACGACAACCGCGCTGACGGCCGAGCACAACGCGCACGTCTGCTATCGCCGCTGATTATTCCCGTGGCGGTGATCGTGGTCGGACAGGTGTCGGGTGCTTGATGCGACGCTCCTGTGCGGCAAGCCAGCCGGTCGGCAGATAGACCTGGTCGACCAGAGCGCGACGGTGATGAAGAGGATCTGTTCCGGGATTCGGAACCACAAGGGGGGTCGCGGGGTCGCCGTTGAGAGGCACGTGTTCGATCGCCGCGTAGACGTTCGCCGGGAGCATCAGTAAGAACAGGACGGCGAGGCCGATCCCGGTGGCGGCGCGGGTTTTGGAGATGACGAGTCCGAGCGCGCTGAGGAGTTCCAGCGCACCGGTCGCATAGACCATCAGGTCGGGGAAGGGCACGAGCGGCGGAACCATGGCCGTCAGGTCGGCGTGGCTGGGCATCGCCGAGACGCTGTCCGGCGCGAAGTGTGCCGCGCCGGTGAAGAGCAGCATCGTGGCCAGCGCGTGGGCTCCGCTGGTCCGCCAGTCGGCGAATCGGCGGATGCCGAGGACCCCCAGCAGCCGGTAACCCAGCCAGGGGCCGATGAGCAGGAGAACAGTGTCGAACAT
Coding sequences within:
- a CDS encoding NAD-dependent epimerase/dehydratase family protein, yielding MNDIVTTGSTGVIGRRAVRDLLAAGHHVTGVTRSARGRERLQSLGARAIEADVFDEAPLRRAFDGADAVVNLLTHIPSADRMADPSAWEENDRVRTEASTAIARAASAARVPRLLQESIAFVYADGGDAWLDESAPVVGDGVTTTALTAEHNAHVCYRR